The proteins below come from a single Gimesia alba genomic window:
- a CDS encoding PSD1 and planctomycete cytochrome C domain-containing protein, with protein MHRALTSDFFSWRAISTLLVCGLLFGSQQTFAEEPPRLAHGLVNRQIDTLKKNQPGFGWKGGWVLSQRQPALFVDAKHKSSNENHKAIAHEALIQGSVQRNNPLRRELKETYQDQELYLRFRFRYAADAKQRDEGEFFVFWLDRYEGTDNAVHANHTPNIGVHVASSGPNKGKVVFMVRIGSQKTAWSSVELQRDRDYLIVGRLSKPEKSLRAGFTKFELWVDPKPGELEQPVATTVNPQSVNGVSWVGFATGYKTEFDDRIYVSDLVLSRTWSDVLDLSPEQIPKMATKQQTAWAAPVHFDKDIYPLLKSRCFSCHAGANPDSGYRLDVYEELLGFSTGEELIKPGNSEQSKLVELVSTQVAEVRMPPVDAGPALSKQEVAKLRAWIDQGAKWDYKLLPTPKTESDHWAFQTIKRPDVPKVKSSKPIRTPVDAFIARAWQKAGINPAPEAVKATLIRRLSLDLTGLPPSADEIEAFVNNTDPRAYEKLVERLLASKHYGERWARFWLDLTRWAESHGYQHDLPRPYAWRYRDYVIESFNADKPFDQFIKEQLAGDELKPYADEHVIATGFLASARISGNQMDKAAQRNDVLVDIVNVTSGALLGLTLECAQCHNHKFDPLTQRDYYRLQGFFVNGQLGNLSLKGDGLPNPTEMKTWMPKGTFDFYQREAKKLINRKRFAHTKTPHTWGYYSPLTGQKQIERLPVVNRDPIPYSAERLKQTKSVILIRGDVHKPGLEVGKGWPAVLGATTVDSETLSRTALADWLTDRKNPLVSRVWVNRLWQYHFGRGLVSTPSDFGVQGEKPSHPELLDWLATELMERGWSTKHIHRQIVLSSTYRQARSFNEANLKLDPENRLLWSWPRRRLEAEAIRDSILCATGELKRELGGPSVPQEREEANLRRTIYLFQRRSEMPSVMAMFDAPDSIASCSRRQVSTVALQPLFMLNSQFMNRRAQVLAKNIVAETGDDHGQQVTQAFVRVLGRQPTAQEQNRSLAFFQSDSSAESDERRLSMLCHALLNLNELIYIP; from the coding sequence ATGCATCGCGCTCTGACATCTGATTTTTTTTCCTGGCGAGCCATCTCGACGCTGCTGGTTTGCGGACTGCTGTTCGGTTCTCAACAGACGTTTGCGGAGGAGCCGCCACGACTCGCGCACGGTTTAGTCAATCGGCAGATCGATACGCTGAAGAAAAATCAACCCGGGTTTGGCTGGAAGGGGGGCTGGGTGCTCTCGCAACGGCAGCCGGCGCTGTTTGTTGACGCGAAGCATAAATCATCCAACGAAAACCACAAGGCAATCGCACATGAAGCGCTGATTCAAGGTTCGGTACAACGAAATAACCCTCTGCGGCGGGAGCTGAAGGAGACGTACCAGGATCAGGAACTGTATTTGCGATTCCGCTTCCGTTATGCAGCCGATGCGAAGCAGCGCGATGAGGGGGAGTTCTTCGTATTCTGGCTGGATCGCTACGAAGGTACTGACAACGCCGTGCATGCGAATCACACGCCCAACATCGGCGTGCATGTGGCGTCCAGTGGTCCGAATAAGGGAAAAGTCGTATTCATGGTGCGGATCGGTTCGCAGAAGACGGCCTGGAGTTCGGTGGAACTCCAGCGCGATCGAGATTATCTGATCGTCGGACGGCTGTCGAAGCCCGAAAAATCATTGCGGGCCGGCTTTACCAAATTCGAATTATGGGTCGATCCAAAGCCCGGTGAGCTGGAACAGCCCGTGGCGACGACCGTGAATCCGCAGAGTGTGAACGGCGTGAGTTGGGTCGGCTTTGCCACCGGCTACAAAACCGAATTCGATGACCGGATCTATGTGAGCGATCTGGTCTTGAGCCGCACCTGGAGTGATGTGCTCGATCTTTCGCCTGAACAGATTCCGAAAATGGCGACGAAACAGCAGACTGCCTGGGCAGCACCAGTCCATTTTGACAAGGATATTTATCCACTGCTCAAGTCGCGCTGTTTCAGTTGTCATGCCGGTGCGAATCCCGATTCGGGCTATCGGCTGGATGTCTACGAGGAACTGCTCGGCTTCAGTACGGGGGAAGAGTTAATAAAGCCGGGAAACAGCGAGCAGAGTAAGCTGGTCGAACTGGTCTCAACACAAGTCGCAGAAGTACGGATGCCGCCTGTCGATGCAGGGCCCGCACTCTCCAAACAGGAAGTAGCCAAGCTACGCGCCTGGATCGATCAGGGGGCGAAGTGGGATTACAAGTTGCTGCCGACACCGAAAACGGAGTCGGATCACTGGGCCTTTCAAACCATCAAACGGCCTGACGTTCCCAAGGTGAAAAGTAGCAAACCCATTCGCACGCCCGTCGATGCCTTCATTGCCCGTGCCTGGCAGAAAGCGGGGATCAATCCCGCTCCCGAAGCGGTCAAAGCGACGTTGATTCGCCGGCTTTCGCTCGATTTGACGGGACTGCCGCCGAGTGCAGATGAGATTGAAGCCTTCGTTAATAACACCGATCCGCGGGCCTATGAGAAACTGGTCGAGCGGCTGCTGGCATCGAAACATTATGGCGAACGCTGGGCGCGTTTCTGGCTGGATCTGACGCGCTGGGCGGAGAGTCACGGCTATCAGCATGACCTGCCACGACCGTATGCGTGGCGGTATCGCGATTATGTGATTGAGAGTTTTAATGCAGACAAGCCCTTTGATCAGTTTATCAAGGAACAGCTCGCCGGCGATGAACTCAAGCCTTACGCGGACGAGCATGTGATTGCGACCGGTTTTTTGGCGTCGGCACGCATCAGCGGGAACCAGATGGATAAGGCGGCCCAGCGGAACGACGTGCTCGTTGATATTGTGAATGTGACCAGCGGTGCGCTGCTGGGGCTGACGCTCGAATGTGCACAGTGCCACAATCATAAATTCGATCCCTTGACGCAGCGGGACTACTATCGTCTGCAGGGGTTTTTCGTGAACGGTCAACTGGGCAACCTGTCTCTCAAAGGAGACGGCCTGCCGAATCCGACTGAAATGAAAACCTGGATGCCGAAAGGGACGTTTGATTTTTATCAGCGCGAAGCGAAGAAACTGATCAATCGAAAACGATTTGCCCACACGAAGACGCCGCACACGTGGGGCTATTATTCTCCGCTGACAGGGCAAAAACAGATCGAGCGGCTACCGGTGGTGAACCGCGATCCGATTCCTTATTCGGCGGAACGATTAAAACAGACCAAGTCCGTCATTCTGATTCGCGGAGATGTGCATAAGCCGGGACTGGAAGTGGGGAAAGGCTGGCCCGCCGTGCTCGGAGCGACGACCGTCGATTCGGAAACACTTTCGCGGACTGCGCTGGCGGACTGGCTGACCGACCGCAAGAATCCTTTAGTGTCGCGGGTCTGGGTGAACCGGCTCTGGCAGTATCATTTTGGACGCGGCCTGGTTTCCACGCCCAGTGATTTTGGTGTGCAGGGAGAAAAACCGTCGCACCCGGAACTGTTGGACTGGCTGGCGACTGAACTGATGGAGCGGGGTTGGAGTACGAAACACATTCATCGGCAGATTGTATTGTCGTCGACGTATCGGCAGGCCCGTTCGTTCAACGAAGCGAATCTGAAACTCGATCCGGAAAACCGGTTGCTCTGGAGCTGGCCGCGACGCCGATTGGAAGCGGAAGCGATACGGGATTCGATTCTGTGTGCAACGGGCGAACTGAAACGCGAGCTGGGCGGGCCGAGCGTGCCTCAGGAACGTGAAGAAGCAAATTTGAGGCGGACGATTTATCTGTTTCAACGCCGGAGCGAGATGCCGTCGGTGATGGCGATGTTCGATGCGCCGGACAGTATTGCCAGCTGTTCGCGGCGGCAGGTTTCGACAGTAGCGCTGCAGCCGCTGTTTATGTTGAACAGTCAGTTTATGAACCGCCGGGCACAGGTGCTGGCGAAAAACATTGTTGCCGAAACAGGCGACGATCACGGGCAGCAAGTGACACAGGCGTTTGTGCGTGTGCTGGGACGCCAACCGACGGCGCAGGAACAGAATCGGTCGCTGGCCTTTTTCCAATCAGACAGTTCTGCAGAGTCAGACGAACGCCGACTCTCGATGTTGTGCCATGCGTTACTGAATTTGAACGAGTTAATTTATATCCCTTAA
- a CDS encoding DUF1501 domain-containing protein, with amino-acid sequence MLFDPMAMKSGFSTPPLSRRAMLGQSVLGFGALGLASLLAEEGLLYAGDGTPAVTGKSHFPATAKSVIFLFMSGAPSQVDTFDPKPLLTKLEGEPVPASIAARVPNIPRAGLGSKLMASPFQFKQYGQSGIPVSNMFPETAKLIDEICVMRSVNHRVPVHGPGECIALTGSAIGDRPSLGAWMTYGLGSESRDLPGFISMLSNSSGPAPQTPGWGNGFLPSRYQGTLVDGKRGIPYTKMPAGYSQGNRREQLDFIKWMNQEHLAQLGQDSELEARIASYELGFRLQTSAPEVFDLESESAETAKLYGLDDKPTAEFGRHCLIARRLVERGVRVVQLRNGGWDAHGAIKANHTRRAKATDRPVAALLQDLKQRGLLEETLVIWGGEFGRTPTTEGNASGDKRGRDHLPTTYCMWMAGGGVKGGQIIGQTDDLGYTPVERPVSPADLHATLLHALGLDQHKLFYMHNNRKEIATVLGGEVIGEVFG; translated from the coding sequence ATGTTATTTGATCCAATGGCTATGAAATCTGGTTTTTCCACACCGCCACTCAGTCGCCGTGCGATGCTGGGGCAGAGCGTGCTTGGCTTTGGTGCGCTGGGGCTGGCCTCTTTGCTGGCGGAAGAGGGATTGCTGTATGCCGGAGATGGGACGCCGGCGGTAACCGGCAAGAGTCATTTTCCTGCGACCGCGAAGAGTGTGATCTTTCTGTTTATGTCAGGCGCACCAAGTCAGGTTGATACGTTCGATCCGAAACCACTGTTGACGAAGCTGGAAGGAGAGCCGGTACCTGCCAGTATTGCGGCGCGGGTGCCGAACATTCCGCGGGCGGGACTGGGATCGAAGTTGATGGCCTCGCCTTTCCAATTCAAGCAGTATGGCCAGAGTGGGATTCCGGTATCCAATATGTTTCCCGAGACCGCAAAGCTGATCGATGAAATCTGTGTGATGCGTTCGGTGAATCACCGTGTGCCCGTGCATGGTCCGGGTGAATGTATCGCGCTGACCGGTTCGGCAATCGGGGATCGGCCGAGTCTGGGAGCGTGGATGACGTATGGACTGGGAAGTGAGAGCCGCGATCTGCCTGGTTTTATTTCAATGTTATCGAATAGCAGCGGTCCGGCTCCACAGACGCCGGGCTGGGGTAACGGGTTTTTACCGTCGCGGTATCAGGGCACGCTCGTGGATGGGAAACGCGGGATACCTTATACGAAGATGCCCGCCGGTTATTCACAGGGAAATCGGCGTGAGCAGCTGGACTTTATCAAGTGGATGAATCAGGAACATCTGGCCCAACTCGGGCAGGATTCAGAGCTGGAAGCGCGGATCGCATCTTATGAACTGGGCTTTCGACTGCAGACCTCGGCACCGGAAGTTTTTGATCTGGAAAGCGAATCGGCAGAGACCGCAAAACTGTATGGATTGGATGACAAGCCGACGGCGGAATTTGGTAGACATTGTCTGATTGCCCGCCGGCTGGTGGAGCGGGGCGTGCGAGTCGTTCAACTGCGCAATGGCGGCTGGGATGCGCATGGGGCGATCAAAGCCAATCATACCAGGCGGGCGAAGGCCACGGATCGACCGGTGGCGGCGCTGCTACAGGATTTGAAACAGCGAGGGTTGCTGGAAGAGACGCTGGTGATCTGGGGGGGCGAATTCGGACGCACGCCAACCACGGAAGGGAACGCCTCGGGGGATAAGCGCGGCCGCGATCATCTGCCAACGACGTATTGCATGTGGATGGCTGGCGGCGGCGTGAAAGGGGGACAGATCATCGGTCAGACGGATGACCTGGGATATACGCCAGTGGAACGGCCGGTCTCACCTGCGGACTTGCATGCCACGTTATTGCATGCATTGGGACTTGATCAGCACAAACTGTTTTACATGCATAATAATCGGAAAGAGATTGCCACGGTGCTGGGAGGGGAAGTGATTGGTGAGGTGTTTGGGTGA
- a CDS encoding IS630 family transposase: MSGKAAHIELTSSMHQILSQLAASRNASRAIIVRARIILLAFNKLDNQTISDTVERCPKTVGLWRRRWRDSYQALLQMQFNLNQSAFQRAIIDTLSDAPRSGSPGRFTDEQITGLISLACEKPQNSGRPVTSWTGAELADEAQRRQLVDSISASHVNRILREVNLKPHRSRYWCNTTEKDPELFQRQVETVCRTYHEAPQLYDQRRTHTVCIDEMTSLQANERRAETKPPRPGQSAREEFQYTRHGAVCVTANWHVVQGQLLATTITETRDNHDFARHIAQTIATDPQAGWVFVVDNLNTHCGAPLVELVAQQLGINPAHLGKVKRQGVLKTMTSRRAFLTNPAHRIRFIYLPKHSSWLNQIEIVFGIIKRRALRRGSFTSKQDLIEKLQNFIEYFNQHMARPMRWTYTGHRTKQQQIERPRTWRELRKTRKQWQQFAVVGNYL; encoded by the coding sequence ATGTCAGGCAAGGCTGCCCATATTGAATTGACGTCGAGTATGCATCAGATTTTATCGCAACTGGCTGCGAGTCGGAATGCCAGCCGGGCAATTATTGTGCGAGCCCGGATTATTTTACTCGCATTCAACAAGCTTGATAATCAGACCATCTCAGACACTGTCGAACGCTGCCCTAAAACGGTCGGACTTTGGCGGCGTCGCTGGCGGGACTCCTATCAGGCACTCCTGCAGATGCAGTTCAATCTCAACCAGAGTGCCTTCCAACGGGCGATCATTGATACCCTCAGCGACGCGCCCCGTAGCGGATCGCCAGGACGTTTTACTGACGAACAGATTACGGGACTGATTTCACTGGCCTGTGAGAAGCCCCAGAACAGCGGGCGACCAGTGACCTCCTGGACGGGAGCCGAACTGGCCGACGAAGCACAACGGCGTCAACTGGTCGATTCGATTTCCGCCAGCCATGTGAATCGGATCTTGCGTGAAGTGAATCTGAAGCCTCATCGCAGCCGCTACTGGTGCAATACCACCGAGAAAGATCCTGAGCTGTTTCAGCGGCAGGTAGAAACGGTCTGCCGAACTTACCATGAGGCGCCACAGTTGTATGACCAGCGAAGAACTCACACGGTCTGCATTGATGAAATGACCAGCCTGCAGGCCAACGAACGGCGGGCTGAGACAAAACCGCCACGTCCCGGACAATCGGCCAGGGAAGAGTTTCAGTATACCCGTCATGGCGCTGTGTGCGTGACAGCCAACTGGCATGTGGTACAAGGACAACTCTTGGCCACGACGATTACCGAAACGCGCGACAACCACGATTTCGCCCGTCACATCGCGCAGACGATCGCCACTGATCCACAGGCAGGCTGGGTGTTCGTTGTCGACAATTTAAACACGCACTGCGGCGCGCCACTCGTCGAATTGGTAGCGCAGCAACTGGGAATCAATCCGGCCCATCTGGGAAAAGTAAAACGGCAGGGTGTGTTGAAAACAATGACCAGTCGGCGTGCGTTCCTGACCAATCCAGCGCATCGCATCCGCTTTATTTATCTGCCCAAGCACAGTTCCTGGTTGAACCAGATCGAAATCGTATTCGGCATCATTAAACGTCGGGCACTGCGTCGAGGCAGCTTCACCTCCAAACAGGACCTGATCGAAAAACTGCAGAACTTCATTGAATACTTCAACCAGCACATGGCCCGTCCTATGCGTTGGACCTACACCGGACACCGCACAAAGCAGCAGCAGATCGAACGCCCACGCACCTGGAGAGAACTCCGGAAAACCAGGAAACAATGGCAACAATTCGCCGTGGTGGGAAACTATTTGTAA
- a CDS encoding DUF1559 domain-containing protein, translating to MRSFRRGRKGFTLIELLVVIAIIAILIALLLPAVQQAREAARRSTCKNQLKQIGLALHNYHETHRIFPQGGFGQSIGSGTSASTANNVSMSFLVMILPFVDQAPMYESFNLNRGYSYSANRQVCLNVPPVYLCPSSNKTHSTHTSEVVGSAPMYASHYVGNMGPVGTNATTSAPYQLECENPSSGTSVPNCRSGNDVSNMGVLGGPRSNVRLRDILDGSSNTIMVGEMSGHKYLTEAIAPRGWNRGCHNDSCGSSKNVKFGINVHGFVSGEFNNMSFGSVHEGGCHLLMGDGSVHFASENIDMNVYLATASREGGETNTLEF from the coding sequence ATGCGTTCTTTTAGAAGAGGTCGAAAGGGTTTTACTCTGATCGAATTGCTGGTGGTGATTGCCATTATTGCGATTCTGATTGCGTTATTATTGCCGGCTGTTCAACAAGCACGGGAAGCGGCTCGTCGCAGTACCTGTAAAAATCAACTGAAACAGATCGGTCTGGCGTTGCATAATTATCACGAAACACATCGTATTTTTCCTCAGGGGGGATTTGGCCAGTCGATCGGTTCAGGAACTTCTGCCAGTACGGCGAATAATGTGAGTATGAGTTTTCTGGTGATGATCCTGCCGTTTGTTGATCAGGCGCCGATGTATGAATCATTTAATTTGAATCGGGGATATTCCTATTCCGCAAATCGACAGGTCTGCCTGAATGTGCCCCCTGTTTATCTTTGTCCCAGTTCCAATAAAACACATTCAACTCATACCAGCGAAGTCGTGGGGTCTGCGCCGATGTATGCTTCGCATTATGTCGGCAACATGGGGCCAGTCGGAACGAATGCCACGACTTCAGCGCCTTATCAGCTGGAGTGTGAAAATCCGTCGTCCGGGACTTCAGTGCCGAATTGCCGCAGCGGGAATGATGTTTCCAATATGGGCGTGCTGGGAGGTCCTCGATCGAATGTACGATTGCGGGATATTCTGGACGGAAGCTCGAATACAATTATGGTCGGTGAAATGTCGGGGCACAAATATCTGACCGAAGCCATCGCACCGCGAGGCTGGAATCGGGGTTGTCATAATGATTCGTGCGGCAGCAGTAAAAATGTCAAATTCGGGATCAACGTACACGGTTTTGTCTCTGGCGAGTTCAACAATATGAGCTTTGGCAGTGTTCATGAAGGGGGCTGTCATCTGCTGATGGGCGATGGCAGCGTGCATTTTGCCTCTGAAAATATTGACATGAATGTGTACCTCGCGACCGCCAGCCGCGAAGGGGGCGAAACGAATACGCTGGAATTCTAA
- the amaB gene encoding L-piperidine-6-carboxylate dehydrogenase has protein sequence MTHSIHEALQRIGVADQPAAVAVGTKWQTGAGELLSGKSPIDGSTLATFNEATLGDVGLVVDTAQSAFLKWREVPAPRRGEFVRLLGEALREHKADLATIVSWEAGKITQEALGEVQEMIDICDFAVGLSRQLYGKTIASERPGHRLMEQWHPLGPIGVISAFNFPVAVWAWNAMLAFVCGDTVIWKPSEKTPLCAIACQQIVNQVAQNFPEAPDGLSNLIIGDATIGNALAEHHDVPLISATGSIPMGRAVATTVAKRLGRSLLELGGNNAMIVTESADLEMTVRSALFSAVGTCGQRCTSLRRLIVHESIADQLLTALKNAYQRLPIGNPLEPGTLVGPLVDQRALDTMQHALKTAKEQGGIVHFGHQIDETEYADGCYVHPAIVEMPGQTDIVQQETFAPILYVMRYRTLDEAIEMHNAVPQGLSSAIMTNDIRQAEQFLSPAGSDCGIANINVGPSGAEIGGAFGGEKETGGGRESGSDAWKAYMRRTTNTINYSTELPLAQGIKFDL, from the coding sequence ATGACTCATTCCATCCATGAAGCATTACAACGTATCGGCGTGGCGGATCAACCCGCGGCGGTCGCTGTCGGAACGAAATGGCAAACCGGCGCAGGCGAACTGCTATCAGGTAAGTCCCCCATCGACGGCTCAACGCTGGCCACGTTCAACGAAGCCACACTCGGCGATGTCGGTCTGGTGGTCGATACCGCACAGAGTGCCTTTCTGAAGTGGCGCGAAGTTCCCGCACCCCGTCGCGGAGAATTCGTCCGTCTGCTCGGCGAAGCTTTGCGGGAACACAAAGCCGATCTAGCGACCATCGTCAGCTGGGAAGCCGGCAAGATCACCCAGGAAGCACTCGGCGAAGTCCAGGAGATGATCGACATCTGCGACTTCGCAGTCGGTTTAAGCCGTCAGCTTTATGGAAAAACGATCGCCAGCGAACGACCGGGACACCGCTTAATGGAGCAATGGCATCCCCTCGGCCCCATCGGCGTGATCAGTGCCTTCAACTTCCCTGTCGCCGTCTGGGCCTGGAACGCCATGCTGGCGTTTGTCTGTGGCGATACCGTCATCTGGAAACCATCCGAAAAAACGCCCCTCTGTGCGATTGCCTGCCAACAGATTGTGAACCAGGTTGCACAAAATTTCCCGGAAGCCCCCGACGGTCTTTCGAATCTGATCATCGGCGATGCCACGATCGGCAACGCCCTCGCCGAACACCATGATGTCCCGCTGATTTCAGCCACTGGTTCGATTCCCATGGGTCGGGCGGTCGCTACGACCGTTGCCAAGCGTCTTGGACGCAGCCTGCTCGAACTGGGTGGCAACAACGCGATGATCGTCACCGAATCGGCGGACCTCGAAATGACAGTCCGCTCGGCTCTGTTTTCTGCCGTCGGGACCTGCGGTCAGCGCTGCACCAGTCTGCGGCGTCTGATCGTGCATGAAAGCATTGCCGATCAACTACTGACGGCGTTGAAAAACGCCTACCAGCGATTGCCTATCGGCAACCCGCTTGAACCCGGTACACTCGTTGGACCGCTTGTCGATCAACGCGCACTCGATACCATGCAGCACGCATTGAAAACCGCCAAAGAACAAGGTGGCATCGTCCATTTCGGACATCAAATCGATGAAACAGAATATGCAGACGGCTGCTACGTGCATCCCGCGATTGTCGAAATGCCCGGGCAGACCGACATCGTCCAGCAGGAAACCTTCGCCCCCATTCTGTACGTCATGCGGTATCGAACGCTCGATGAAGCGATCGAGATGCACAACGCCGTCCCGCAGGGCCTTTCCTCTGCGATCATGACCAATGACATTCGGCAGGCAGAACAGTTCCTCTCTCCCGCCGGTTCTGACTGTGGTATTGCGAATATCAACGTCGGCCCCAGCGGTGCAGAAATCGGCGGCGCATTCGGCGGCGAAAAAGAGACCGGCGGCGGCCGCGAATCCGGCTCCGACGCCTGGAAAGCCTACATGCGCCGCACGACGAATACGATCAACTATTCAACGGAGTTGCCCCTCGCGCAGGGCATCAAGTTCGATCTGTAA
- a CDS encoding saccharopine dehydrogenase family protein, which yields MSQTILLIGAGKIGRMIASLLTRSGDYQLRIADRVPAALERIQQRIPTAETRVLNADSHAELVHLMQGCTAVISALSFRENPGVARAAQEAGINYFDLTEDRQTTAAVKEIADDASPGQVFVPQCGLAPGFVTIVTNHVMKWFDEIDTVRMRVGALPQHPTNALGYNLTWSTDGLINEYCNPCEVIHGHKIKNHLPLEGLEQFTLDGNVYEAFNTSGGLGTLCETMDGHVRELNYKTIRYPGHHQLMKFLLRDLRLSERRELLKDIMEHSIPVTFQDVVIVFCTVRGNRNGQFVEKSDLRKLYAQEINGEVWSGIQLTTGAGICAVVDLVQQNQIKGTGLIRQEEIPFEQFINNRFGCYYETETFALD from the coding sequence ATGTCTCAAACGATCTTATTAATCGGTGCGGGAAAAATCGGACGGATGATCGCCTCGCTGCTCACCAGGTCAGGCGATTATCAACTGCGAATCGCCGACCGTGTTCCCGCTGCCCTCGAACGAATACAACAACGCATTCCCACCGCAGAAACACGCGTGCTGAATGCCGACTCGCACGCCGAACTGGTTCACCTGATGCAAGGCTGCACCGCCGTGATCTCTGCGCTCAGCTTTCGCGAGAATCCGGGAGTCGCCCGCGCCGCACAGGAAGCGGGTATCAATTACTTCGATCTCACCGAAGACCGACAGACCACCGCCGCGGTCAAAGAGATCGCCGACGACGCCAGCCCCGGTCAGGTCTTTGTGCCCCAGTGCGGACTCGCCCCCGGTTTTGTGACCATCGTCACCAATCATGTCATGAAATGGTTTGACGAAATTGATACCGTCCGGATGCGCGTCGGCGCGCTGCCGCAACATCCAACGAACGCGCTCGGCTACAATCTGACCTGGTCCACCGACGGACTGATCAATGAATATTGTAATCCCTGTGAAGTGATTCACGGACATAAAATCAAAAATCATCTGCCTCTGGAAGGCCTGGAACAGTTCACCCTCGACGGCAACGTCTATGAAGCCTTCAACACATCGGGAGGACTCGGAACGCTCTGCGAAACGATGGACGGTCATGTTCGCGAATTGAATTACAAAACCATCCGTTATCCCGGTCACCACCAGCTAATGAAATTCTTGTTGCGAGACCTGCGGCTCAGTGAGCGTCGCGAATTGCTCAAAGATATCATGGAACACTCGATTCCCGTCACCTTTCAGGATGTCGTGATTGTGTTCTGCACGGTGCGGGGAAATCGCAACGGACAGTTCGTCGAAAAAAGCGACTTGCGCAAACTATACGCACAGGAAATCAACGGCGAAGTCTGGAGTGGCATTCAGCTCACCACCGGCGCAGGCATCTGTGCCGTCGTCGATCTGGTGCAACAAAATCAGATCAAAGGCACCGGCCTGATCCGACAGGAAGAGATTCCCTTCGAACAATTTATCAACAACCGTTTCGGCTGTTATTATGAAACAGAAACCTTTGCCCTGGATTAA